A part of Prevotella melaninogenica genomic DNA contains:
- the pyrF gene encoding orotidine-5'-phosphate decarboxylase, with translation MNRQQLINEIFTKKTFLCVGLDTDINKIPAHLKNEDNPIFTFNKAIIDATAPYCVAYKPNLAFYECYGLKGMLAFEKTIQYIKENHPNHFIIADAKRGDIGNTSKMYAQTFFEEYNLDSVTVAPYMGEDSVKPFLEYEGKWVILLALTSNKGSHDFQLTEDKQGERLFEKVLKKSQEWGTTEKLMYVVGATQGKMFEDIRRIAPEHFLLVPGVGAQGGSLQEVCKYGMTKDCGLLVNSSRGIIYASTDTDFAEVAAVKAKELQEEMAVELEHITK, from the coding sequence ATGAATAGACAACAGTTAATCAACGAAATTTTCACCAAGAAGACGTTCCTATGTGTAGGACTTGACACAGATATCAATAAGATACCAGCACATTTGAAAAATGAAGATAACCCAATCTTTACTTTTAACAAGGCAATTATTGATGCTACAGCACCTTATTGTGTTGCCTATAAACCTAACCTTGCATTCTATGAGTGCTATGGTTTGAAAGGTATGTTGGCATTTGAGAAGACCATTCAATACATAAAGGAAAACCACCCAAACCACTTTATCATCGCTGATGCAAAACGTGGCGATATCGGCAACACATCTAAGATGTATGCTCAGACTTTCTTTGAAGAGTATAACCTTGATTCAGTTACCGTTGCTCCTTATATGGGTGAAGACAGCGTAAAACCTTTCCTTGAATATGAAGGAAAGTGGGTGATTTTGCTTGCATTGACAAGTAATAAAGGTAGTCATGACTTCCAGTTGACAGAAGATAAGCAGGGGGAACGCCTCTTTGAGAAGGTTTTGAAGAAGTCACAGGAATGGGGAACAACCGAAAAACTAATGTATGTTGTTGGTGCAACACAAGGCAAGATGTTTGAGGACATTCGTCGAATAGCTCCAGAACATTTCCTTTTGGTTCCTGGCGTTGGTGCACAGGGAGGCAGCTTGCAGGAGGTTTGTAAGTACGGAATGACAAAAGACTGTGGACTGCTTGTAAATTCATCACGTGGTATTATCTATGCAAGTACAGACACTGACTTTGCAGAAGTAGCAGCTGTTAAGGCAAAAGAGTTGCAGGAAGAGATGGCTGTTGAACTTGAGCATATCACGAAATAA
- the fabG gene encoding 3-oxoacyl-[acyl-carrier-protein] reductase, with product MKLLEGKTALITGAARGIGKAIALKFAEEGANIAFTDLVIDENGKATEAEIAAFGVKAKGYASNAADFAQSEEVVKQVKEEFGSIDILVNNAGITKDGLMLRMTEQQWDAVIAVNLKSAFNFIHACVPVMMRQRGGSIINMASVVGVHGNAGQANYAASKAGMIALAKSVAQEMGPKGIRANAIAPGFIDTAMTQALNDDIRKEWISKIPLRRGGTVEDIANTAVYLGSELSSYVSGQVLQVDGGMNM from the coding sequence ATGAAATTATTGGAAGGTAAGACAGCCCTAATTACAGGTGCTGCACGTGGTATTGGTAAGGCTATCGCATTAAAATTTGCAGAGGAGGGTGCAAACATTGCATTCACCGACCTCGTTATCGACGAGAATGGTAAAGCTACAGAGGCTGAAATTGCCGCATTTGGTGTAAAAGCTAAGGGGTATGCAAGTAATGCCGCAGACTTCGCACAGTCTGAAGAGGTTGTAAAGCAGGTTAAGGAAGAATTTGGTTCTATTGATATCCTTGTAAACAATGCTGGTATTACAAAAGATGGTCTTATGCTTCGTATGACTGAGCAGCAGTGGGATGCTGTTATTGCAGTAAACCTTAAGAGTGCCTTCAACTTCATTCACGCTTGTGTACCAGTAATGATGCGTCAGCGTGGTGGTAGCATTATCAACATGGCAAGTGTAGTTGGTGTTCATGGTAATGCTGGTCAGGCTAACTATGCAGCTTCAAAGGCTGGTATGATTGCTTTGGCTAAGAGTGTTGCTCAAGAGATGGGGCCAAAGGGTATCCGTGCAAATGCTATTGCTCCTGGCTTTATTGATACAGCTATGACACAGGCATTGAATGATGATATCCGTAAAGAATGGATTTCAAAGATTCCTCTCCGCCGTGGTGGTACCGTTGAAGATATAGCTAACACAGCTGTTTACCTTGGTTCTGAACTGTCAAGCTATGTTTCAGGTCAGGTCCTTCAGGTTGATGGTGGCATGAATATGTAA
- a CDS encoding DUF5103 domain-containing protein, which yields MKRLVFIFIYCLACLFPLSISAQRHEINDDNIRSLQVVANHKWMELPIMVLNDGKMCIDFDDLTHTYRRLTYRLVHCEADWKPSVGLFESDVVDGFIAGNTIDDVKESILTNTLYTHYHLDIPNDKCRPKLSGNYRLSVYDEDDNSVDRPLLTACFMLTEPAESSMGVRLNITTQTDQSINREHQQAEMQVDYGNYMVSNPQQQIKTVVLQNRNWLDARWNSKPQYVMSNSLRWAHNQNYIFWAGNEYRKFEILSTDVTTMGVDKISWDGKNFHANLFPTTPFLNYLYDEDADGAFLIRNSDNVDINTTSDYILTHFQLNTPFPYPYRIFLNGDWTYDRLLPAYEMTYNTAGGYYEAVVPLKLGYYNYQFLATDEQGRLSSFRVDNSHYQTENSYQALVYFRLQGGRTDKLVGYANVRFIKK from the coding sequence ATGAAAAGATTAGTCTTTATATTTATCTATTGTTTAGCTTGTTTATTCCCCCTTTCTATCTCTGCACAGCGACATGAGATTAATGATGATAATATTCGCTCATTGCAGGTTGTCGCTAACCATAAGTGGATGGAGCTACCAATTATGGTTCTCAATGATGGAAAGATGTGTATAGACTTTGATGACCTTACGCATACTTATCGCCGTTTGACCTATCGGTTAGTGCATTGTGAGGCTGATTGGAAACCTTCTGTCGGACTCTTTGAAAGCGATGTCGTTGACGGTTTTATTGCAGGAAACACAATAGATGATGTAAAGGAATCAATACTTACAAACACTCTTTATACGCATTATCATTTGGATATTCCCAATGATAAATGTCGTCCTAAGCTGTCTGGTAATTATCGTCTCTCTGTATATGATGAAGATGATAATAGTGTTGACCGCCCTTTACTTACAGCTTGTTTTATGCTTACAGAGCCAGCAGAGAGCTCTATGGGGGTCAGATTGAATATAACAACACAAACCGATCAGTCGATTAATCGAGAACATCAACAGGCTGAAATGCAGGTTGATTATGGTAATTACATGGTGAGTAATCCGCAACAGCAAATCAAGACAGTTGTATTACAAAATCGTAACTGGCTCGATGCCCGTTGGAATAGTAAACCGCAATATGTCATGTCAAATAGTTTACGATGGGCACACAACCAAAATTATATCTTCTGGGCAGGTAATGAATATAGGAAGTTTGAGATTCTTTCAACCGATGTCACTACTATGGGAGTAGATAAAATCAGTTGGGATGGTAAGAATTTTCATGCTAACCTCTTCCCTACTACCCCTTTTTTGAACTATCTTTATGATGAGGATGCAGATGGAGCGTTCTTGATACGTAACTCGGATAATGTAGATATCAATACAACGAGCGATTATATACTGACTCACTTTCAGTTAAATACACCTTTCCCCTACCCTTACAGGATATTCTTGAATGGTGATTGGACATACGATCGGTTGCTTCCTGCTTATGAGATGACCTATAATACTGCAGGGGGATATTATGAGGCTGTTGTTCCTTTGAAGTTGGGATATTATAATTATCAGTTCCTTGCAACAGATGAGCAAGGCAGACTCTCGTCTTTCAGAGTTGATAATAGTCACTATCAAACAGAAAATAGCTATCAAGCACTCGTTTATTTTCGTCTGCAAGGAGGACGTACTGATAAACTTGTTGGCTATGCCAATGTGAGGTTTATCAAAAAATAA
- a CDS encoding nucleotidyltransferase family protein — MEYKKKDSFALFFDFLRFCLKEDAKEPAYLAEMDWDALYKFGKKQAILGVLFYGIKRLSNSPHRPNKEQIFKWYSACSFIEQANRQTYKDANALTILLQEKYGVHSCVLKGQTNALMYPDPYMRTSGDIDLWTNAKTLDIIRISRELDKNGEIGYHHIELSYFKTPVEVHFFPSFMGNLWHEYKLRRYFEQCKKNQFKHLTELPDGLGEIYTVTDDFNRIFQLSHLMHHFFFEGIGLRQMIDYYYLLLRGITEDERLETLRILKDVGMYKFTAAVMYVMKEILGLPDKYLLMKPNHRIGKILVSEILMAGNFGFHDHRYSFAGKSVYSQYFLEIYRNLHFAIDFPSETIWGRPISRWWHMLYKAYLRRQLRHN, encoded by the coding sequence ATGGAATATAAGAAAAAAGATTCTTTTGCCCTTTTCTTCGATTTCTTGCGCTTTTGCTTAAAGGAAGATGCTAAGGAACCTGCTTATTTGGCAGAAATGGATTGGGATGCACTCTATAAATTTGGCAAAAAACAGGCAATTCTTGGTGTTTTATTTTATGGTATAAAGAGACTATCAAACTCGCCACATCGTCCTAACAAAGAACAGATATTTAAATGGTATAGTGCTTGCTCATTTATAGAGCAAGCTAATAGACAAACCTATAAAGATGCAAACGCACTTACAATATTATTACAAGAGAAATATGGTGTTCATAGCTGTGTCTTAAAAGGTCAAACTAATGCGTTGATGTATCCAGATCCATATATGCGTACGTCAGGCGATATTGACCTTTGGACTAATGCAAAAACATTAGACATTATACGCATTTCTCGTGAGTTAGATAAAAATGGAGAGATTGGATATCATCACATTGAACTTAGTTATTTTAAAACTCCAGTAGAAGTACATTTTTTCCCTTCATTTATGGGTAACTTATGGCATGAATACAAATTGCGCCGATATTTTGAACAATGCAAGAAGAATCAGTTTAAACATCTAACTGAGTTACCTGATGGCTTGGGTGAAATTTACACAGTAACAGATGATTTTAATCGTATTTTTCAATTGTCTCACTTGATGCACCATTTCTTTTTTGAGGGTATCGGTTTAAGGCAGATGATTGACTATTATTATTTGTTATTACGTGGTATCACCGAAGATGAACGTTTAGAAACACTTCGTATACTTAAAGATGTGGGGATGTATAAGTTTACTGCAGCTGTGATGTATGTGATGAAAGAGATACTTGGTCTACCAGACAAATACTTATTGATGAAGCCTAATCATAGAATCGGTAAAATTCTTGTTTCTGAAATATTAATGGCAGGAAACTTCGGATTTCATGATCATCGTTATTCATTTGCAGGTAAATCGGTTTACTCACAGTATTTCTTAGAAATATATAGAAACCTTCATTTTGCAATTGACTTTCCATCTGAAACCATTTGGGGACGTCCAATTTCACGATGGTGGCACATGTTATACAAAGCGTATTTGCGTCGACAATTACGCCATAATTAA
- a CDS encoding porin family protein, producing MKKHIITVAIAAMSCTMTAFAQTDRTSSLDVADHNGWEYEVKAGVNIGGASPLPLPVEIREISSYSPKFNGTLEGTVTKWLGKDQKWGVSAGLKFEEKGMITGANVKNYSMEILNDGSRVAGYWTGYVKTNYNTTLLTVPVMANYRISERWKVRAGLYSAIKLDGQFTGHVSDGYLREGTPVGEKLTFANGNTASYDFSSNLRHFQWGGQMGATWRAFNHFTVNADLTWAFNDIFESEFKTISFGLYPIYLNIGFGYRF from the coding sequence ATGAAAAAGCATATTATAACAGTTGCAATTGCTGCAATGAGCTGCACGATGACAGCTTTTGCACAGACAGATCGCACTTCTTCACTGGATGTTGCGGACCATAATGGATGGGAATATGAGGTGAAAGCTGGTGTGAACATTGGTGGTGCATCTCCTCTTCCTTTACCTGTAGAAATCAGAGAGATTAGTAGTTACAGTCCAAAATTTAATGGAACTTTGGAAGGAACTGTCACAAAGTGGCTCGGTAAGGACCAAAAATGGGGTGTTTCTGCTGGCTTGAAGTTTGAAGAGAAGGGTATGATAACTGGTGCAAATGTGAAGAACTACAGCATGGAGATCCTCAATGATGGTAGTCGTGTAGCTGGTTATTGGACAGGTTATGTAAAGACAAACTATAATACGACACTCCTCACTGTTCCTGTTATGGCAAACTATCGTATCAGTGAACGTTGGAAAGTGCGTGCAGGTCTTTACTCTGCTATCAAGTTAGATGGTCAGTTCACGGGTCATGTGAGCGATGGCTATCTGCGTGAAGGTACTCCTGTTGGTGAGAAACTGACTTTTGCAAACGGTAATACAGCTTCGTATGATTTCTCTTCTAATCTCCGTCACTTCCAGTGGGGTGGTCAGATGGGGGCAACATGGCGTGCTTTTAATCACTTTACAGTCAATGCTGATCTTACATGGGCTTTCAATGACATCTTTGAAAGCGAGTTTAAGACGATTAGCTTTGGGCTTTATCCGATTTATCTTAATATAGGATTTGGATATCGTTTTTAG
- a CDS encoding TetR/AcrR family transcriptional regulator, with product MSISKTRQKLVDVARQLFAKNGIANTTMNDIAKASGKGRRTLYTYFKSKDDVYYAVIEAELERLSDKLDEVAAKNISPQDKIIELIYTHLSMIKETVMRNGNLRAEFFRNIWMVEKARKNFDEDEIELFRKVYSDAKEDGDFDIENVELVADITHYCIKGLEVPFIYGRLGHGLTEESSRPLVAKVVYGALGKSGLK from the coding sequence ATGTCAATATCAAAAACCAGACAAAAACTTGTTGACGTGGCACGCCAACTTTTTGCAAAAAATGGCATTGCAAACACAACGATGAATGACATCGCTAAGGCATCCGGTAAAGGTAGACGTACACTCTATACTTACTTTAAGAGTAAGGATGATGTGTATTATGCTGTTATTGAGGCTGAACTGGAGCGTCTATCGGATAAGTTGGATGAAGTAGCTGCAAAGAATATCAGTCCTCAGGATAAAATCATTGAGCTAATTTACACTCATCTTAGTATGATTAAAGAAACTGTAATGCGTAATGGTAATTTGCGTGCAGAGTTCTTTAGGAATATTTGGATGGTAGAGAAAGCACGTAAAAACTTTGATGAAGACGAAATAGAACTCTTCCGCAAGGTTTATTCAGATGCCAAAGAAGATGGCGATTTTGATATTGAAAATGTTGAACTTGTAGCTGACATCACACACTATTGTATCAAAGGACTTGAGGTTCCATTTATCTATGGTCGCTTAGGTCATGGACTTACCGAGGAGTCTTCACGTCCACTTGTGGCCAAGGTTGTGTATGGTGCATTAGGAAAAAGTGGACTGAAGTAA
- the galE gene encoding UDP-glucose 4-epimerase GalE — MKQTILVTGGTGFIGSHTSVELIEAGYEVVIVDDLSNSKIEVLDGIEKITGVKPAFEQVDLRNYEAAEKVFRKYPKIEGIIHFAASKAVGESVQKPLMYYRNNIVSLLNLLELMPKYNVKGIIFSSSCTVYGQPKPENLPVTEDAPHQKATSPYGNTKEINEQIILDYIHSGADIKSIVLRYFNPIGAHPSALIGELPNGVPNNLIPFVTQTAMGIRKELTIFGQDYDTPDGTCIRDYIYVVDLAKAHVAAMARVLDQDTDKIEYFNIGTGSGNSTKEIVETFEKATGVKLNWKYGPRREGDIEKIWGDCTKANTVLGWKADTPLADVLATAWKWQEKLREDGIM; from the coding sequence ATGAAACAAACAATTCTTGTTACTGGTGGAACTGGATTTATTGGTTCGCACACAAGTGTTGAGCTGATAGAGGCTGGATATGAAGTCGTTATTGTTGATGACTTGTCTAACTCTAAGATTGAAGTGTTAGATGGTATAGAGAAGATAACAGGAGTAAAACCAGCTTTCGAACAGGTTGATCTCCGTAATTATGAAGCTGCGGAAAAAGTCTTCCGTAAATATCCAAAGATTGAAGGTATTATTCATTTTGCAGCCTCTAAGGCAGTAGGTGAGAGTGTACAAAAGCCTTTGATGTATTACAGAAACAATATTGTTTCATTATTAAACCTATTAGAACTGATGCCTAAGTACAACGTAAAGGGAATTATCTTCTCAAGTTCTTGTACAGTATATGGTCAGCCAAAGCCTGAAAATCTTCCTGTTACAGAGGATGCTCCACATCAGAAAGCAACCTCTCCATACGGTAACACAAAAGAAATCAACGAACAAATTATCTTAGATTATATTCATAGCGGTGCTGATATTAAGAGTATCGTATTGAGATATTTTAATCCTATCGGTGCACACCCATCTGCATTGATTGGTGAATTACCAAACGGTGTGCCTAATAACCTGATTCCTTTCGTCACACAGACTGCTATGGGTATCAGAAAGGAATTGACCATCTTCGGTCAAGATTACGATACACCAGACGGTACTTGTATCCGTGATTATATCTATGTTGTTGACTTGGCAAAGGCACACGTGGCAGCAATGGCACGCGTACTTGACCAGGATACAGATAAGATTGAATACTTCAACATTGGTACTGGTAGTGGAAACTCTACAAAGGAGATTGTAGAAACCTTTGAAAAGGCTACTGGTGTGAAACTGAATTGGAAGTATGGTCCACGTCGTGAAGGCGATATCGAAAAGATTTGGGGTGATTGCACCAAAGCCAATACCGTATTGGGTTGGAAAGCTGATACACCATTGGCTGATGTTCTTGCAACTGCTTGGAAATGGCAGGAGAAGCTCAGAGAAGACGGAATTATGTAG
- a CDS encoding AIR synthase-related protein has translation MNNRYMMRGVSAAKEDVHNAIKNIDKGLYPQAFCKIIPDILGGDPAYCNIMHADGAGTKSALAYMYWKETGDLSVWRGIAQDAIVMNTDDLLCVGAVDNILVSSTIGRNKMLVPGEVISAIINGTDELLADMRKMGIGIYPTGGETADVGDLVRTIIVDSTVTCRMRREDVIDNANIRPGDVIVGLSSTGQATYETRYNGGMGSNGLTSARHDVFAKYLAKNYPESYDHAVPEELVYSGKYKLTDTVEGSPINAGELVLSPTRTYAPVIKRLLDELRPEVHGMVHCTGGAQTKVLHFVNENCRVIKDNMFPVPPLFRAIKDCSGTDWKEMYQVFNMGHRMEIYVRPEVADQVIAISKEFNIDAQVVGHIEEGKRSLTIKSEFGTFEY, from the coding sequence ATGAACAACAGATACATGATGCGCGGCGTAAGTGCTGCCAAGGAAGATGTGCATAACGCCATCAAGAACATTGATAAAGGTCTTTACCCACAGGCTTTTTGTAAAATTATTCCTGACATTCTTGGCGGAGATCCAGCGTATTGCAACATTATGCATGCCGATGGTGCTGGTACAAAGTCTGCACTGGCTTACATGTATTGGAAGGAGACGGGCGATTTAAGCGTATGGCGTGGCATTGCACAGGATGCTATCGTAATGAATACAGACGACTTGCTCTGTGTGGGTGCAGTAGACAATATTCTTGTAAGCTCAACTATCGGTCGTAACAAGATGCTTGTACCGGGCGAGGTTATCTCTGCCATCATCAATGGTACCGATGAACTCTTGGCAGATATGCGTAAGATGGGCATCGGAATCTACCCTACTGGTGGTGAGACGGCTGATGTTGGCGACCTTGTTCGCACAATCATCGTAGACTCAACTGTTACTTGCCGTATGCGTCGTGAGGATGTGATTGACAATGCAAATATCCGTCCAGGTGATGTGATCGTAGGTCTTTCTTCTACGGGTCAGGCTACGTATGAAACACGTTATAATGGTGGTATGGGTAGCAATGGTCTTACGTCTGCGCGCCATGATGTGTTTGCTAAATATCTTGCAAAGAACTATCCGGAGAGCTATGACCACGCTGTTCCAGAAGAGTTGGTTTACAGTGGTAAATATAAGTTGACCGATACGGTTGAAGGAAGTCCTATCAATGCTGGTGAATTAGTGCTCTCTCCTACACGCACATACGCTCCAGTTATCAAACGATTATTAGATGAATTGCGCCCAGAAGTTCATGGTATGGTTCATTGTACAGGTGGCGCACAAACAAAGGTGCTGCACTTCGTAAACGAAAACTGCCGCGTTATCAAAGATAATATGTTCCCAGTCCCTCCTCTCTTCCGTGCCATTAAGGATTGTAGCGGTACAGACTGGAAAGAGATGTATCAGGTCTTCAATATGGGACATCGTATGGAAATCTATGTACGTCCAGAAGTTGCTGACCAGGTTATCGCTATCAGTAAGGAGTTCAACATTGATGCACAGGTTGTCGGACACATCGAAGAAGGCAAGCGAAGCTTGACGATTAAGAGTGAGTTTGGCACATTTGAATATTAA
- a CDS encoding PCMD domain-containing protein has protein sequence MKLIRPLVLAMMAGLMLSSCIREEALNAEADITDVTVDGTKLVRKPVITNNEVLFYVNGWEDLTNLAPKFNLTEGAKIEPENGTALDFTQPQSYTVTSQDGQWKKTYKVSFVSNDVATDFHFETLKEDSTSKYHTFVDKTADGNLAEWGSGNSGVSFLMGNSKATEYPTSQAEDGYVGKCLKLTTVSTGFLGAMFGAPIAAGNLFTGDFQIDMGNPAKSTHFGRPFYKMPKELIGYYKYKAGEKFQDKNKKEIKDRKDSLAIYAVFFETGDGVEYLDGTNSLTSDRIVLLAQLKNAKETEEWTRFSISFEPVAGRTIDSEKLKNGKYSLAIIMSSSKDGAVFNGAVGSTLYVDELKLYSE, from the coding sequence ATGAAGTTAATTAGACCTTTGGTTCTTGCAATGATGGCAGGACTTATGCTTTCTTCTTGCATTAGGGAAGAAGCTTTAAATGCAGAAGCTGATATTACAGATGTTACGGTTGACGGAACAAAACTTGTCCGTAAGCCTGTTATAACGAATAATGAAGTTCTTTTCTATGTTAATGGTTGGGAAGATTTAACCAATCTGGCACCGAAGTTTAATCTCACCGAAGGCGCAAAGATTGAGCCTGAGAATGGTACGGCATTAGACTTTACACAGCCTCAGAGTTATACAGTGACCTCACAAGACGGACAGTGGAAAAAAACTTATAAAGTTTCGTTTGTAAGTAACGATGTTGCAACAGATTTCCATTTTGAAACTCTCAAAGAAGATTCAACCAGTAAGTATCATACTTTTGTTGATAAGACCGCTGATGGTAATCTTGCAGAGTGGGGAAGTGGTAACTCTGGTGTTTCATTCCTTATGGGTAATAGTAAGGCTACTGAATATCCTACAAGTCAGGCAGAAGATGGCTATGTTGGTAAGTGTCTAAAGTTGACAACTGTTAGTACGGGTTTTCTTGGAGCTATGTTCGGTGCGCCGATAGCTGCAGGTAACCTCTTTACAGGTGATTTCCAGATTGATATGGGTAATCCTGCAAAATCAACTCACTTTGGTCGTCCATTCTACAAGATGCCAAAGGAATTGATTGGTTATTATAAGTACAAAGCTGGCGAGAAGTTCCAAGATAAGAATAAAAAGGAGATTAAGGATCGTAAGGATAGTCTTGCTATATATGCTGTGTTCTTTGAAACTGGCGATGGGGTAGAATATCTTGATGGTACTAATTCGCTGACCAGTGATCGTATTGTCCTTCTTGCACAGCTCAAGAATGCCAAGGAAACAGAAGAATGGACACGTTTCTCTATCTCATTCGAGCCTGTAGCAGGTCGTACTATAGACAGTGAGAAGTTGAAGAATGGTAAGTATAGCCTTGCTATCATCATGTCATCAAGTAAGGATGGTGCAGTCTTCAATGGTGCAGTCGGTAGTACGCTTTATGTTGATGAACTAAAGTTGTACTCAGAGTAA
- a CDS encoding RluA family pseudouridine synthase encodes MEVLYEDNHIIIVYKEAGEIVQGDKTGDEPLSEIVKQWIKKKYQKPGNVFLGIVHRLDRPVAGLVVFAKTSKALTRLNNMFRNGEIHKTYWTIVTRPPLESEATLIDWLVRNERQNKSYAYNHQVPTSKKSILHYKVINQSDRYTLLEINLMTGRHHQIRCQLSNMDCPIKGDLKYGAPRSNPDGSICLLSHRIEFIHPVSKENICIESPLPKDNLWQAIGKF; translated from the coding sequence ATGGAAGTACTTTACGAAGATAACCATATCATCATCGTCTATAAAGAAGCAGGCGAGATAGTTCAAGGCGATAAAACAGGTGACGAACCTTTATCAGAGATTGTCAAACAATGGATAAAGAAGAAATACCAGAAACCTGGCAATGTGTTTTTAGGTATTGTACATAGGCTGGATCGTCCTGTAGCAGGCTTAGTCGTCTTTGCAAAAACGTCAAAAGCACTCACAAGGCTTAATAATATGTTCCGCAATGGGGAGATACATAAAACTTATTGGACTATTGTAACACGTCCACCACTTGAATCGGAAGCTACACTAATCGACTGGCTTGTACGTAATGAGCGACAAAATAAGAGTTACGCTTATAACCATCAGGTACCAACTTCTAAGAAATCAATTTTACATTATAAAGTAATCAACCAGTCAGACCGTTACACATTATTAGAGATTAACTTGATGACGGGCCGCCATCATCAGATTCGTTGTCAACTGTCTAACATGGACTGCCCTATAAAAGGTGACTTAAAATATGGTGCTCCGCGTTCTAACCCAGATGGTAGTATCTGTTTATTGAGCCATCGCATTGAGTTTATTCACCCTGTCTCAAAAGAGAATATTTGCATAGAATCACCCTTGCCAAAGGATAATCTCTGGCAAGCTATTGGTAAATTCTAA
- the prfA gene encoding peptide chain release factor 1, translating to MIDNNNILQKLDGLEARYEEVSTLITDPNVIADQSRYVKLTKEYKDLGDIMDARHRYITCLTTIKEAKDIIANESDAEMKEMAREELAENEELQPKLEEEIKLLLVPKDPEDAKNVQMEIRGGAGGDEAALFAGDLFNMYKRYCDKKGWKLSITSVSEGTAGGFKEIDFAVEGDNVYGTLKYESGVHRVQRVPATETQGRMHTSAATVAVLPEADKFEVNINEGDIKWDTFRSSGAGGQNVNKVESGVRLRYPWKNPNTGEVEEILIECTETRDQPKNKERALSRLYTYIYDHEHQKYVDDIASRRKTLVSTGDRSAKIRTYNYPQGRVTDHRIGFTTHDLQGFMNGEIQDMIDALTVAENAEKLKETEL from the coding sequence ATGATAGATAACAACAATATATTACAGAAACTCGACGGACTTGAAGCCCGTTACGAAGAAGTATCAACGCTTATCACCGATCCTAATGTCATTGCTGATCAGTCACGTTATGTGAAGCTGACAAAGGAATATAAAGACCTTGGCGACATTATGGATGCTCGCCACCGTTATATCACTTGCCTTACCACTATCAAGGAAGCAAAAGATATTATTGCTAACGAGAGTGATGCAGAGATGAAAGAGATGGCACGTGAAGAGTTAGCAGAGAATGAGGAACTTCAGCCAAAGCTCGAGGAGGAAATCAAGTTACTGCTTGTTCCTAAGGATCCTGAGGATGCTAAGAATGTTCAGATGGAGATTCGTGGTGGTGCAGGAGGTGATGAGGCTGCCCTCTTTGCTGGTGACCTCTTCAATATGTACAAACGTTATTGCGACAAGAAAGGCTGGAAGCTCTCTATCACTTCTGTTTCTGAGGGTACTGCAGGTGGTTTTAAGGAGATTGACTTTGCCGTTGAGGGTGACAATGTATATGGTACATTGAAATATGAATCAGGTGTTCATCGCGTGCAGCGCGTACCTGCGACCGAGACACAGGGACGTATGCACACATCTGCAGCGACGGTAGCTGTATTGCCAGAGGCTGATAAGTTCGAGGTAAACATCAACGAAGGTGATATCAAATGGGATACTTTCCGTTCCAGTGGTGCTGGTGGTCAGAATGTAAATAAGGTTGAGTCTGGTGTCCGTCTACGCTATCCTTGGAAGAATCCTAACACAGGAGAGGTTGAAGAAATCCTTATTGAGTGTACTGAGACACGTGACCAACCAAAGAATAAAGAGCGTGCGTTGAGTCGTCTTTATACTTACATCTATGACCACGAACACCAGAAGTACGTTGATGACATTGCAAGTCGTCGTAAGACATTGGTATCAACAGGTGACCGAAGTGCAAAGATTCGTACATACAACTACCCACAGGGGCGTGTTACTGACCATCGTATCGGTTTCACAACTCATGACTTACAAGGTTTCATGAATGGTGAAATTCAGGACATGATTGATGCTTTGACAGTTGCAGAAAATGCAGAAAAGTTGAAAGAAACAGAGTTATAA